In a single window of the Clarias gariepinus isolate MV-2021 ecotype Netherlands chromosome 16, CGAR_prim_01v2, whole genome shotgun sequence genome:
- the aspdh gene encoding aspartate dehydrogenase domain-containing protein: protein MTDRSSPVRVGIVGFGHLGQFLLDRIQKEGLEFGLSLAFVWNRNVDKLSGSVPKDLILAELSEFTHKNADVIVEVCHPQIVKDFGARFLSCAHFLVGSPSALSDSQLNGELRLAAKRHGHTLYVPSGALWGGQDIQRLNDSGLLKALTIRMSKHPSCFRLAGNLLSDWSEGEGRRVIFHGSVAELCPLAPNNVNTMAAAAIAASTLGFCGVTGEIVSDTALADYHLVEVEVTGSDGFSVTTVRRNPAKLGAVTGSATYSSFWSSLLVCKGHGGRVYLC, encoded by the exons ATGACTGACAGATCATCACCAGTAAGAGTCGGAATTGTGGGATTTGGACATTTAG GCCAGTTCCTGCTGGATCGCATCCAAAAGGAAGGTCTTGAATTTGGACTCAGTTTAGCTTTTGTTTGGAATAGAAATGTGGACAAACTCAGTGGCTCGGTCCCTAAAGATCTCATACTGGCCGAGCTTTCAGAGTTTACACACAA AAATGCTGACGTGATAGTGGAGGTCTGTCATCCACAGATAGTGAAAGATTTTGGAGCGCGCTTCTTATCATGTGCACACTTCCTG GTGGGCAGTCCCTCGGCTCTGTCTGATTCTCAGCTCAATGGGGAGCTCCGACTTGCTGCGAAGCGGCATGGACACACACTCTACGTTCCCAGCGGTGCATTATGGGGTGGGCAGGATATTCAGAGGTTAAACGACAGCGGATTATTAAAA GCCCTCACCATCCGCATGTCAAAACACCCATCCTGCTTCCGGCTGGCCGGAAACctgctctctgattggtcagaaggagAAGGAAGGCGTGTGATTTTTCATGGCTCGGTAGCTGAACTCTGCCCTTTAGCCCCCAACAACGTGAACACCATGGCTGCCGCCGCCATCGCCGCATCAACACTGGGTTTCTGCGGAGTCACCGGAGAGATCGTGTCAGATACAGC TCTGGCTGATTATCACCTCGTGGAGGTGGAGGTGACGGGGTCAGATGGATTCTCCGTCACAACAGTGAGGCGTAACCCGGCCAAGCTGGGAGCAGTTACCGGCAGCGCCACCTACAGTTCTTTCTGGAGCAGCTTACTGG TCTGCAAAGGTCATGGAGGAAGAGTCTATCTGTGCTGA
- the gys1 gene encoding glycogen [starch] synthase, muscle has translation MPLARSISVTSLSGLEDWDEEFDLEDAVLFEIAWEVANKVGGIYTVIQTKARLTCEEWGENYFLVGPYMESNVRTQVELIEPPNAALRRTIDKMNSSGCKVYFGRWLIEGSPYVILLDVGFTAWSLDRWKSELWENCAIGVPWFDREANDAVLFGFLTAWLLGEYAAQCEEPPHILAHFHEWLAGLGLVLCRQRHLPVATIFTTHATLLGRYLCAGNVDFYNNLAEFNVDKEAGDRQIYHRYCIERAAARCAHVFTTVSKITAIEAEHLLKRKPDIVTPNGLNVKKFSAMHEFQNLHAQSKARIQEFIRGHFYGHLDFNLDKTVFLFIAGRYEFSNKGADVFLEALARLNYLLRVNHSQVTVIAFFIMPARTNNFNVETLKGQAVRKQLWDTAQTVKERFGKKLYESLLVGQLPEVSKMLDKEDFTMMKRAIFATQRQCLPPVCTHNMLEDSSDPILSAIRRIGLFNSSQDRVKVIFHPEFLSSTSPLLPMDYEEFVRGCHLGVFPSYYEPWGYTPAECTVMGIPSISTNLSGFGCFMEEHIADPTSYGIYILDRRFRSVDESCNQLTSFLFQFCQQSRRQRIIQRNRTERLSDLLDWRYLGRYYVAARHMALAKAFPEFYMYEPHDPTSTTGFRYPRPASVPPSPAHSLHSSPHHSEAEDEDETYDEDLEAEKDRQNIRQPFALPNKNKSLVADAPEKN, from the exons ATGCCACTGGCACGCAGTATCTCCGTGACCTCGCTGTCAGGTCTGGAGGACTGGGACGAGGAGTTTGACTTGGAGGATGCCGTTCTGTTTGAAATCGCATGGGAGGTGGCTAATAAAG TTGGAGGCATCTACACAGTGATCCAGACGAAAGCACGTTTGACCTGTGAGGAATGGGGGGAAAACTACTTCTTAGTGGGGCCCTATATGGAGTCCAATGTCAGGACCCAGGTTGAATTGATCGAGCCCCCGAACGCGGCACTGAGGAGGACCATCGACAAGATGAATAGTAGCGGATGCAAG gtgtattTTGGGCGTTGGCTGATTGAGGGCTCTCCGTATGTCATCCTGCTGGATGTTGGTTTCACCGCCTGGTCTCTGGATCGCTGGAAGAGTGAACTATGGGAAAACTGTGCCATCGGCGTGCCCTGGTTCGACCGCGAGGCCAACGACGCCGTCTTGTTCGGCTTCCTCACCGCCTGGCTGCTCGGAGag TATGCAGCGCAGTGTGAAGAACCCCCACACATCCTGGCACACTTTCACGAGTGGCTGGCTGGACTGGGGCTGGTCTTGTGCCGACAGAGGCACTTGCCCGTAGCGACCATTTTCACCACTCACGCCACGCTTCTCGGCAGATACCTGTGTGCCGGCAACGTTGACTTCTACAACAACCTGGcagag TTCAATGTTGATAAGGAGGCAGGCGATAGACAGATCTATCACCGCTACTGTATCGAGCGGGCCGCTGCACGCTGCGCTCACGTTTTCACCACTGTGTCCAAGATCACAGCCATCGAGGCCGAGCACCTGCTCAAGAGGAAACCAG ATATCGTGACTCCTAACGGTTTGAATGTGAAAAAGTTCTCCGCAATGCACGAGTTTCAGAACCTCCACGCCCAGAGCAAGGCGCGCATTCAAGAGTTCATCAGAGGGCATTTCTACGG GCATTTAGATTTCAACCTGGATAAAACCGTGTTTCTGTTCATTGCTGGACGCTACGAGTTCTCAAATAAAGGAGCTGACGTTTTCCTCGAAGCCCTGGCCAGACTCAACTATTTACTGAGG GTGAACCACAGCCAGGTTACGGTGATAGCGTTCTTCATCATGCCCGCccgcaccaacaacttcaacgTGGAGACGCTGAAGGGTCAAGCCGTACGGAAACAGCTCTG GGATACGGCACAGACTGTAAAAGAGCGCTTCGGGAAGAAACTCTACGAATCGCTGCTCGT CGGGCAGCTCCCAGAGGTATCGAAGATGTTAGACAAGGAGGATTTCACCATGATGAAGAGAGCCATCTTTGCTACCCAGCGCCAGTGTCTTCCTCCGGTCTGCACCCACAACATGCTGGAGGACAGCTCCGACCCCATCCTCTCAGCCATCCGCCGCATCGGGCTCTTCAACAGCTCTCAGGATCGCGTCAAG GTCATCTTCCATCCAGAGTTTCTGTCCTCCACTTCCCCACTGCTGCCCATGGACTATGAGGAATTCGTTCGAGGCTGTCATCTTGGAGTTTTTCCTTCGTACTATGAACCCTGGGGATACACACCAG CCGAGTGCACCGTGATGGGGATTCCCTCCATCTCCACTAATCTCTCTGGGTTTGGCTGTTTTATGGAGGAGCACATAGCTGACCCGACTTCTTACG GGATTTATATCCTGGACCGGCGGTTTCGCAGCGTGGACGAGTCGTGTAACCAGCTGACCTCCTTCCTGTTCCAGTTCTGCCAGCAGAGCCGCAGACAGCGCATCATCCAGAGGAACCGCACGGAACGCCTCAGCgacctgctggactggagatATCTGGGCCGG TATTATGTAGCTGCTCGTCACATGGCTTTAGCCAAAGCCTTCCCTGAGTTTTACATGTATGAGCCCCATGATCCAACCTCG ACCACGGGCTTCCGGTACCCCCGTCCAGCCTCAGTGCCGCCCTCGCCTGCACACTCGCTCCATTCGTCCCCACACCACAGCGAGGCTGAGGACGAGGACGAGACATACGACGAAGATCTGGAGGCTGAGAAAGACCGCCAGAACATCCGGCAACCTTTCGCTCTGCCGAACAAGAATAAAAGCCTGGTGGCCGATGCGCCTGAGAAAAACTAA
- the pold1 gene encoding DNA polymerase delta catalytic subunit, giving the protein MEFKRRNGGSSMGGASQAKKGKMGSEWEDVPSHFEEELALFDEMEMEMESSEGQAGHDVIPVGDLFSADLNPRWRRPAAAPLRPDKDTLIFQQIDLDYYLGTAVAGMPGQVQGKVPVVRMFGVTDNGNSVCCHIHGFAPYFYVPAPSGFTDSHLAEFQKELNTAVLKDMRSNKDNISVTVLAVDITRKENMYGFHGNRSLDFLRITMAMPRLVAPAKRLLEQGFKFANFSTQSYSAYEANIDFEIRFMVDSDVVGCCWIELPKGKYRLREEKSTGETDLREPGKVSLCQYEVDVGWTDLVSHPAEGDWQRIAPLRVLSFDIECAGRKGVFPEPDVDPVIQIASMVQRQGEKEPFIRTVFTLQSCASIVGSQILCFTQEKQLLQSWAEFVRTVDPDIITGYNIQNFDLPYLINRAAALKVNYFPYLGRMRGIRSVLKDSSFQSKQMGRRENKTVNMEGRVQFDLLQVLLRDYKLRSYTLNAVSFHFLQEQKEDVQHSIITDLQNGNEQTRRRLAVYCLKDAYLPLRLLQKLMCVINYMEMARVTGVPLTYLLSRGQQIKVVSQLLRQAMKQDLVMPVVKTEGGEDYTGATVIEPEKGYYSVPIATLDFSSLYPSIMMAHNLCYTTLLQKGQAERLGLSSDDFIKTPTGDLFVKSSVRKGLLPEILENLLSARKRAKTDLKKETDPFRKQVLDGRQLALKISANSVYGFTGAQVGKLPCLEISQSVTGFGRQMIEQTKQLVESKYTIANGYPADAKVIYGDTDSVMVKLGVDTVQHAMNVGREAAEWVSSHFVPPIKLEFEKVYYPYLLINKKRYAGLYFSSSSEHHDKMDCKGIETVRRDNCPLVANLINMCLQKILIDRDPDGAVGHAKEVISDLLCNRIDISQLVITKELTRTAQEYAGKQAHVELAERMRKRDAGSAPNLGDRVPYVIIKAAKGVAAYMKSEDPIYVLENNIPIDTEYYLEQQLSKPLMRIFEPILGETKAESVLLKGDHTRCKTVLTSRVGGLMAFAQKRSTCIGCKAVLKTDTAVCDFCKKKESELYQKEIAHLSTLEEKFSRLWTQCQRCQGSLHEDVLCTSRDCPIFYMRKKVQKDLGDQEKLVSRFGW; this is encoded by the exons ATGGAATTTAAGCGGCGCAATGGAGGATCTTCGATGGGCGGAGCCTCTCAGGCCAAGAAGGGCAAAATGGGCTCCGAGTGGGAGGATGTCCCGTCTCACTTTGAAGAAGAGCTTGCGCTGTTTGACGAAATGGAGATGGAGATGGAATCGTCGGAAGGCCAGGCGGGGCACGACGTCATTCCAGTGG GTGACTTATTTTCAGCGGATCTGAACCCGCGCTGGCGCCGTCCCGCTGCGGCACCTCTTCGCCCTGATAAAGACACGCTCATCTTTCAGCAGATTGACCTGGACTATTATCTGG gcaCTGCTGTGGCCGGGATGCCAGGACAGGTTCAGGGAAAGGTTCCGGTGGTCCGTATGTTCGGTGTGACCGACAACGGGAACAGCGTCTGCTGTCATATACACGGTTTTGCACCCTATTTCTACGTCCCTGCTCCCAGCG GCTTCACCGATTCTCACCTGGCAGAGTTCCAGAAGGAGCTGAACACCGCCGTGTTAAAGGACATGCGCTCCAACAAGGACAACATCTCGGTCACCGTGCTAGCCGTGGACATCACACGCAAAGAGA ATATGTACGGTTTCCACGGCAATCGTTCGCTGGACTTCCTGCGCATCACCATGGCGATGCCGCGCCTGGTTGCGCCGGCGAAACGCCTCCTGGAGCAGGGATTCAAGTTTGCGAACTTCTCCACTCAGAGCTACTCCGCGTACGAGGCCAACATCGACTTCGAGATCAG GTTCATGGTGGACAGTGATGTTGTGGGCTGCTGCTGGATCGAGTTGCCTAAAGGGAAGTACAGACTCAGAGAGGAAAAGAGCACGGGAGAGACGGACTTGCGAGAGCCAGGGAAG GTGTCCCTGTGTCAGTATGAGGTGGATGTTGGATGGACAGATCTGGTCAGTCATCCAGCAGAAGGCGACTGGCAGAGGATTGCTCCTCTTAGGGTCCTCAGCTTTGATATCGAGTGTGCAGGAAGAAAAG gTGTGTTTCCAGAACCTGATGTGGACCCGGTAATTCAAATCGCCTCCATGGTGCAGCGTCAGGGCGAGAAGGAGCCTTTTATCCGCACCGTGTTCACGTTACAGAGCTGCGCCAGTATAGTGGGCTCTCAAATCCTTTGCTTCACCCAAGAGAAGCAGCTACTCCAG agTTGGGCGGAGTTTGTGCGGACGGTGGATCCCGACATCATTACCGGCTACAACATTCAAAACTTTGACCTGCCGTACCTGATCAACAGAGCCGCCGCTTTAAAG GTCAATTACTTCCCCTATCTGGGGCGGATGAGGGGCATCAGATCGGTCCTGAAAGACTCCAGCTTCCAGAGCAAGCAGATGGGCCGCAGGGAAAACAAAACCGTCAACATGGAGGGCAGAGTCCAGTTTGACCTTCTTCAG GTCCTGCTGAGGGACTATAAGCTGCGCTCGTACACACTCAACGCCGTCAGCTTCCACTTCCTGCAGGAGCAGAAAGAGGACGTCCAGCACTCCATCATCACAGACCTGCAG AACGGGAACGAGCAGACGAGGAGGCGTCTGGCTGTCTACTGCCTGAAAGACGCCTACTTGCCCCTGCGCTTGCTGCAGAAGCTGATGTGTGTCATCAACTACATGGAGATGGCCAGAGTGACGGGCGTGCCCCTGACCTACCTCCTGTCTCGAGGCCAGCAGATCAAAGTCGTGTCCCAGTTACTACGCCAG GCCATGAAGCAGGACTTGGTGATGCCGGTAGTGAAGACTGAAGGCGGAGAGGATTACACGGGAGCTACCGTCATCGAGCCGGAGAAAGG gtaCTACAGTGTCCCGATTGCCACTCTGGACTTTTCCTCACTGTACCCCTCCATTATGATGGCTCATAACCTGTGTTACACTACACTGCTGCAGAAAGGCCAAGCGGAGAGACTGGG TCTCTCTTCAGATGACTTCATTAAGACGCCTACAGGAGATCTGTTCGTCAAAAGCTCGGTAAGGAAAGGGCTCCTGCCCGAGATCCTTGAGAACCTGCTGAGCGCTCGTAAGAG GGCGAAGACTGATCTGAAGAAGGAGACGGACCCGTTCAGGAAGCAGGTGTTGGATGGCAGGCAGCTGGCTTTAAAGATCAGCGCCAACTCTGTGTACGGTTTCACTGGCGCGCAAGTGGGCAAACTGCCCTGTCTGGAAATCTCACAG agtgtcaCAGGCTTCGGCAGGCAGATGATCGAACAGACTAAGCAGCTTGTGGAATCTAAATACACCATCGCTAACGGATACCCCGCTGATGCCAAG gtgatcTATGGAGACACAGACTCCGTCATGGTGAAACTGGGCGTGGACACGGTGCAGCACGCCATGAACGTAGGAAGGGAGGCGGCCGAGTGGGTGTCCTCGCACTTCGTCCCGCCCATCAAGTTGGAGTTTGAGAAG GTGTACTATCCGTATTTGCTGATCAATAAGAAAAGGTACGCAGGTCTGTATTTCTCCTCCAGTTCAGAGCATCATGATAAGATGGACTGTAAGGGAATAGAGACCGTCAGGCGAGACAACTGCCCCCTAGTGGCCAACCTGATCAACATGTGCCTTCAGAAGATCCTCATAGACAG AGATCCAGATGGAGCTGTAGGTCATGCTAAAGAGGTGATCTCCGACCTACTGTGTAACCGCATTGACATCAGTCAGCTGGTGATCACCAAGGAGTTGACGCGTACGGCGCAGGAGTACGCAGGCAAACAGGCCCACGTGGAACTCgcggagag GATGAGAAAGCGAGACGCAGGCAGCGCTCCTAATCTTGGCGATCGGGTTCCTTACGTTATTATCAAAGCAGCTAAAGGAGTCGCAGCGTACATGAAGTCGGAG GACCCGATTTACGTGCTGGAGAACAACATCCCCATCGACACGGAGTACTACCTCGAGCAGCAGCTGTCTAAACCTCTGATGCGCATCTTTGAGCCCATCCTGGGAGAAACCAAGGCCGAGAGTGTATTACTGA AGGGAGATCACACACGCTGTAAGACCGTCCTGACC